In the genome of Phocoena sinus isolate mPhoSin1 chromosome 15, mPhoSin1.pri, whole genome shotgun sequence, the window TCAAGCTCCATCTGCCAGCAGGCACTAGGCAGTGCCACCGCCTGCCCCTCCTGACCCTGCTCACCTTTTGCTCCCCGGTACTTGCCCTGCTGTCCAGGCACTGAGTTGGACACAGGATATGGATACATCTGAGGTGCCTAGGGACAAAAACACAGGTGAGACTGAACGACTTGCTCATAAATGCTCAGAACAGGTGTGACTCGGTCCCTCAGGTAGCCCAGCCAAACCTCTTACCCTGGGCCACCCAGTCTCTTCTCTCACCTGAACGGCTGGTCCCATGTGGATCTGAGGTATGTAGGAAATGTACTGGGGGCTATATAGCCCACTCTGGCCTGCTGTCAGCACCGGGATGGAGGGAGTTGAATGAGTCCGGGGCCCAGGAGAAGTTGGAGTACTGGTGGATTTATTCTgtgagagacaaaggaggacacgtGTAAGGTATCTTAATGACTTTCGTACCCCCCCAGTCAACAGCATCCACGGCGTGCTGTGTGCCAAACACATCCTATGCTTTTTCTTGGTTAAGCCTCACGTCAAACCCTATGAGATGAGCTTTCTCaaattacaggtgaggaaactgagacagagaggttaagtggcctAAGACCACAAAGCTTGCAGGCACAGAGGATCACGAGGAGTCAGTGGGCCCGTGCTCCTAACTACCAGACTGTCACCTCTCGCTGCCTGACAGTCAGGTGCCCCCCGCCCCGCACTGCTCTAGCACCTGCTCCCAAGTCTCCCTCACGGAACCCGAAGCCCACATGCCCCGAGCCCATCTCACCACAGACAGCAGCGGCTTAGTGGGATTGAACTCCTTGGCGTTAGGGTTCAATGTTGACTTCTTCACTTGtctatgagagaaaaataaagtaaatcctCACGGTTTCCCCTCATCACCCGATACccacccagctccccaccccactcACTCAGCAACAGGGCCCTCATCCTTGTCATCTCCCTTGATGAGGCCCACTGGGGGGCTACTGGTTTGGCTTGGGCAAGGTGGTGGGGGCTGATCCGGCCCTTCGGCGCCTCCTGCTGGTGGCAGGGGTGGTTTGTCCTCCTTATCCGATATGGATTCTGTCTTGGAGGAAACAGGGGACCCCATGGGCTCTGAAGCCAAAAGACCATcaacctccttctccttccctttggCCTCCTCCTTTAGGATCCGGGGAGGAAAAGGATCCAGGCTGGTCTCAGGGGAGCTACTGGGCTGAAGCTGGAAGGAGAGAAACACATACACAACGTACAGAGTACTGTCCAGTCCAGACCGCAagcccaccttccttccttcatctttgCTTGCTCTCACCTCTTGGTGCCACCCAGTGCCTATTCCATAAACCCCCTTCATCTCCATCCTAACATCCTAGCTCATTCCCACACTTTTCTCACCTTAAACTGGGCCCCAAATTTTCTCAGTTCTTCCAGTTGAAAGCGTTTCTGCTCATTCTGAAGGCCAGGGACTATGAGAaataccaaaaaaggaaaaaatatacatttcttttctcGAAGGTGGCTACACAGCATCCCAAAGGACAAGAAACCACGGAAAACAAGAAGAAGAGCTCTTTAGAGCCCTTTAACTTAGGATCAGAGGGCTGATACACATTGTCTTCTTCTGAATTCCAACAACTTTCCTAACTGAAAGGCTGTCCTAATCCAAGGGGTAATAGActctggcagaaaaaaaaaaaaaaaaaatcctcacctTTCCCTGCTATCCGGGACAGCTCCTGGGACTCCAGCGTTCTCCCAGGTTCCTTGGCTGGGAGTTCTTTTACTGAACAAGAAAGGAGAGATGCATGAAGGCCCTTCTCTCCAGAACCACACTTCCCACTGTCCACGGCCCTCAAGCAGGTGGCTCTTACCATCTGTGGGTGCCAGTGAGATCTTTGGAGAAGCTGGGGAAATGGAGCCTACTCCAGGATCCCCAACTGATGATGTCACGGGGATGGAAGCTGAAGAGGTCGGTACTGCTGAGCCGATGGGAGGCTCAGGACAGGAAGCTGAGATTGGGGCAGGGGCAGCTGACTTGGGAGAGCGCGGGGGGTACATCCGGCCTActggaagaaaagggagagcAACGTGATAGTCACTGCTGGCCAATGAGCAATGGGTACCGGGGACTCACCAGAAACACCAAGAAAAGTTTATCCACAAGGTCACACACCTAAATACTTAGAAGGGCAAGGCAGATAGGGTAAGCAGGTAAAATGGCTTCATGTCTACCATGAAAGACTGGAATGCTGAAAGGGACAGGCATGACTCAGTTCCAGCCAGCGAACCAGAGCTATGCAGCAAGACAGGTTCAGTGTTGGCAGAACTTTCTGTATTTCAAAAGAAGTTAGaaattttctatgttttctcctGTCTTAAAATGTTGGCAACTAATTTAAACAAAAGACATCTGCCGGCCAGATACAACCCATGGATTGCCACGCTGGGATTTCTGCACGAGggaaactgaaaaattatttcctaaaaagCATAAATCCAAGCTTCCAAAACACCTTTCATCACATCTCGAAACTGTCTCCCATCCCAGCATTCTAACAACTGACATATTTACATCCCTTCACAAATTTCTATCCATTTCTTCACGTAACACCACTGGAATCTTACCTGCAGGAGGAGGTGGAACAGAAGCTTCTCCAGAAGGCCTGCTGCTGGGGGAAGACAGAGTCTTGGCACCTCTCAGAGGCCGCTGTGCCTTAGGGGACATGCGGGAAgggcctaatttttttttttttttttaaagatggggaaaaaagaggCAGAGTTCTTGCTATTACATTACCATCAACACACCTTACTTCTAACCCATCTAAATCCTTTTAATTGTCTTCCCCACCTCCTTACCTTCCTGTTCCCTGCCCCCAGCAAGTCTGCTTCATAACTCACCTCCATTGATACCGCGTGTCTCAGAACCTGGGCCAGGGCTGCTATTGTCAAGATGGTGAGGGCCACGAGGTGGCAAAGAGCTAAGGCCAGGCCGGCCACCCCGAGAACTACTGCATCGAACTCCTCCCCGGGGACCTTCCCGAACTCGTTGGGGTAGAGGGATATACTTTCCCTCCCTGGGGAGAGAGTTCAAATAACATTAAGTAGCcacaaaacacattttacaaagaTGAAGCCCTCCTCCTAAAGTCTACCTCCtgcctcaacacacacacacatctatgcCCGGCTTCAGCTGTCTGCACTCTTTCACTTGACGAACTGTCCTGGTTATGTGTTCTGTGACTCCAGGATTATGCCCTTATGTTGCATCAACCCCTGACCAGAACAAAGCAGCCAGTACTCCACAATCCTAACCCTCCTGGCCTACAAGAAAGGTAGTTTCACACTGTGGTTTAAGGTGCAGCTTTTATAAGACACTATACACTTTGGTTTCATTTTCATAAAGGGAAAGGTAGAAAAACATATGAATGAATatgcagaggaaaaaagaacatgtatcaaaaagctgaaaaaaacctGTCCTTAATCCATAAGCTTTAGCCTTgttaccttgggcaaattacctaaTGATTCTAGACTTCAGTCTCCTAAACCTAAGAACTGGGAATAACTATGTATAAACCTATATGGCTGTGAGGCTTCAACAAGAGTATACCGAGCTCTTGGCCCAAGCCCTGGCCCAAACGGTGAGCCCCACATGGACCAGCCACCCCTAGTAATCACCTAGATGCCAAGCTGGGGCTCTCTCGCCCTGAACCCTGTCGCTGAACTGCACTGTGCTTCTCCTCCTCGGTGCGCCCGTCATCGTTCTCCATGGCGATCCGCAGGCGGTACTGGGGGCTCGATTCAATCTCTCGAGCCAACTGGGCTGCACGCAGCTCCCGCTGACGAAATTCTTCTGAGTTGTCCTTCTCTAAGGGCACCCTGAGAGGACCACGACCATCCCAGTGCCACAGGACAAGAGGGGAAAAAGGGAAGATATTTCTATCAGTCCCATCACCAGCTCAGATATGTAGGTGCTTAAACCCTTCAACAACTCAGCATGTATTGAACTGGCATTTAGGAGGGGTCCCAGGCAGCGCAGCAAGGCCTATCTCTGAATCTGAGGGACACTTAGACACATATATAAATCTGTTAAGGTTTTAGAGGAAAAGTATCGACAAGAAAGCAGTTAATTCTACTCATGGAATCAAGGTTAAAAGAGAAAACCTCTGCGGGAGCAGTTCACAGGCAGATCAGGAGTGGAGAGTGGGCAACCCAGCACCCAGAAAAGCATGTACAAAAGCTATGTTCCACCTACAGACCCACCCGCCTTCTCTTGATGACCCCACACCTCAAGCTGTACCACATGAGAAGTACCAAAAGACACTCACGTGTAAGAAGAGAGACTGCTGTCATAGGTGGTCTTTATGCCGTAGTTCTCCTCATTGAACTTGAACATTTCATTGGGGTCCCATCCATTGGActaaaggaaaagggagaatgtTTTAAAACCCAGGAAGGAAAGCAACAATAACCTGTCTTTGTCATCCATCAGGTTGAAAGATTAAAAATCTGACCAAATCAAGAGTGAAAAAAGGAacacagctggtgggaatgtcaactaGTACTACGGACTGTAGTACAAACCGGCAATATCTAGCAAAAGAGAAGTCTTTAAGACCTAACATCCGTTTCCAGGTTTATATCCCAGGGAAATTCTGACATACGTACATGGGGATACATGTTCTAACAATTCACTAAGGCGCTATTTTCAATACCAAAATAATGCCCAAAGAAACACCAATCAGTATGGAAAGGGATAAATACAATTTgttgtgtatacatacatgtacatgtatataaatagGACAATACACAACAGTTAAGAGCAATGACTAAATCCACAGACCAACATGAAAAATTCAAACTCTATAAgcaagaaaagtaaattttagaCAAATTAATGCAGTGAAATAACAATGTGCTCACTAATGAGCAACTTTAAATGGTCACAGTAGTtgttttgagaaaggaaaatgggccTACACAGTACTCAATctcatctatatatatattttttttttccaggctggAAAGAAACTGACTTGAAGCAAAGGTTAACAGCTGTCAATCACAGATGATGGAAGAACaggtatttctgttttgttattttctgtacttttccaTTGGAATCTAACTGCCATCAACAAGCAATAGTAAAAGAgatccccccgcccaccccagcaaCTCTTGGTTCCAAGAATTATGTAGTGTCAACAACCCACATTCTGGTAGCAGAGCTCCCCAGCTCTCAGGTTCTCAGGGAAGGAGACTGTACCATGTCAGACTCCAGGTCGTAGTCATCGCTGTTGCTGTCGCCCCCCTCCCAGCGCTGAAGCACCTTCTCCTTGTGCTCCCCATTCACCTTCGAGTTCATGGCAATGGCTGAATCAGTGAACTTGTCTGTGTGGGCAGATTGAAGATCAGGAGTCAGGTGGTATTTCACAGCCTTCTTTCCAACACCCCTCCCACCACGGGAGTAAAGAAAAGTTTCTGTGTGCCAgagtctggggggtgggggcaagggGGGGTACAGCATAAAAAGCCTCATTCTAAGAGTTCAGAAGGAGCAAGGAGTTGGAAGCAAAGCAAGGAGACTATGAAGAACCACAACACAGGCTGGAACTCCTTCCCCTGCATCTCAGACACTAAGACACAGTCTCAAGAAGAAAAATCTAGCCATCTTCCTCAGAGATAAAGGAAGATGgtaaagagggggagggaggaggagaaacaaGTCATCACGTTCTCTGCCCTCTACTCAAGAAATGGGTCTGACATAACACCCTGGCCCAAAAATATACCTTTAGTAGCATAATTGAAGTCAACATTTCGGAAGTGGACAAGCATGACATCACTTGGCTTAAACACCATGGTGTCCACAATGTCTTCCCGACGAGGACCACCTGCTGGCTCCGATGCTTTCCGGTGCACAGCGTCTACTGCCAGTTCAAACTACAAAAGTCCCATTTCCCAACACCCAAGGGTCAGGATCAAGAAATGTGAAGACAAAAATACGACTACTTTTGTTTTACCCTTTCTAAACTTTCCCCAACACCACATTCTCACGTGCACTGTCTGCTCAACACCAGCCACAGGACTTAGCCAAAGTCCCAAACTTAAAAATTCGCATCTTTAAAGTTGAGCATTTTCACATCATAGCACTGAGCCCGCAAATCTCAAACCCGTATCTTTTAAGTGCGTGCAGCACTACTCCGGCACAGGCCTACAAAAATGAGTACAGCCACAATGCTGACCAACACCACTCAATTTATATCTGCAACTGAGCCTATTTCattctccccctcttcctcccatgTAACTCCAAAGCTAAGCTAATTTGAATACACTGACCTTTGAGCTCAGTGTCTTGAAGATACCTTCATAGGTGGTACCATTCTTTACCTTTACATCACAAGTGGAGCCctgaaagggggggggggggcgggtaagAAGAGTGCCTCTAGCAAACTGATGCATTTACATTCCTCAGCCTAGGGGTTAGGTACCCACTTACCACAACAGCTGTAAGGAAATGCAGCATTCTGGAATTGTTGTAGACACCCTCAAACACCTGTCAGTAACACAGGAGAGGGACAAATAAAGGAACAGCCAGTCACCATCTCACCTTCCTTCAAAATGTCCACATTCCATGCACACCCACCTTGTATGTGCTGTGCCCCTTGCGCTTCTGAACCCATCTGACTATTTCTGCACCTAATCTGCCCTATACCCCCACATATACATCTTTTAGGTCTCTGTACCTTAGGCAGGGGGGAAAAGGCACTCACCGGTGACTGTGGGGGTCCCTTTCCTGTGCTTTGTCCCctgtaagagaaagaaatgagaaactagttatttaaatatgttcaatCTCTCTTATACAACTGATTTCAAAGAACTTGGTATGCTAGAGCCagatgccatgtgaagatgatcATTTAGGGTACAAAGCAATTAATCAACAAGATTTTCAAATTCTCACTttatagagaaagaaacacaggcaTTAAAGGCCATTTTCTCCAAATGCCAGTCAATCATCAACAGTTGTCAATTGCTTTAAGAGCCAATTCAACACAACCATCTCACTTTCTGCAAGAGGGCCAGGGCTGCATGCTTCCAAAAGACAAATGCTACAATATTCGACAACAAATAACCCACCCCCGATGTAAAGGTGGAAACTCACAGAGTGCAGATTTGGAACTACCTAGCTCAGGCATATTACTTCCGAAACAGAAAAGACCATCATTTTTACGTCCTAAACCCTGGAGGATGGGGGTACTCCCTCTATAATCCACCCTTCTCGACTTCTTTACTCATTCAGCCTGTTACCCACTCTGGGAGGGGTCACCTATCGCCCGGTAACCCTGCTCCTCGCTGGGTGATGTAACCAGCGGTTGAAGAGGGCGATCAGGGGGGCCGTTGGCGGGGCTGGGGGACAGCGCAGCCGCAAAACCTATCCACCGGGAAGCCTCGCCCGGTCTGCGCCTGCGCACTAAAGTCCACGGGCCTCTTCCAACCCCCCCCCCTCACGCGATCAGAACCCATTGCGCCTGCGTGTACCTCCACTCTCAATTCCATACACCCACACACAGAAGAAACCGAGTGGGGTGTCCACCACTCATCCAAGAACACCAGGCGATCCCGTCCACGCACACTCCCAGCAGCTGCCCTATATGTTACCCGGGGCTGGAGAATGGCCGGGTCATAAGACACAGCATCCGCACACACGTAGGGGAAGAGCGCGCGCGCGCGCTGTAGGTTCCCGACCCGCAGTCCTCCCAGCTTCGTCCCTCCTTCCGTCCCCCCGCCCACCCTGCTCCCCTCCTACTGGCCAGACTGGGAAGAGGGAGGTAGCAACTCGCTCCcaagtccctccctccccattgGCCAAACTGTGGGCCGCGCGCCCCCCTCCATTGGCTACGGCCAGGGACCCCTTCCCGCAGCTGACTCCCCATTGGCTGAAGCCGGGGACCGCCAGACCCTTCGTGGTAATGGAGCCGGGGACCCCGATCACCTCttcatcccccccccccaaactccTCGTTCCGACGCCGCTGGCGGGATGCGCCCTGCCTGCCCTTAAAACCCAGGTCTCGAGCCCTGACTAGGCTTGCAGAGGTGAACACGGCCCCTAAATACCCCGGTGGCCATCCGGGGGCCCTTTTCCTCCGACCTGTTTGGACCTGAGGGGCCCAACCCCAGCGTCCCGGGGTTTCCCCACTCCCCCTGGCGCCCCTCAAAGGTGGCCAGGCTGGAAGTCCGCCTCGCGCGGTGTCTCAGCCACCTCGGCTCCAGCGCCCGGAAACCCACCCATCCTCACCTGGCGCTGCCGATGGCCGCTGCCCCTGGCCTCTCCTGATGTTgctgctgcggcggcggcggcgccaaGATGCTCTCAGCTCCCCGGCGGAGCCCGCTCCCGGCAGCGGCTGCAGGCCCCAAGCAGGGGGAAGCAGCGGCGGGAGGCCCTGGGGGAGCCGAGGTGGAGGCCAGGGGCCCCGGGAGGCCGCCGTTGGGAGGGCTGGTGCCCCCGGGAGGCCGGCGGGCCACGGCCTGTTGCGTGGGGGGCGGctgctggggctgggaggtctgttgtggcGGCTGAGGCTTCAACATGATGGCAGCGTCCGGAAGGGGAAttagggggaagggagggagagaggaagccgGGGCTGGGCCCCCGCCGGAGAGCGCGGGAAACGATGGGGACTGGGAAGCTGGGGACCCGCCGTTGGCGGGCGGGGGCGAGCCCCGCGGTGTcgggggtggagagagaagatCGCGGTGCGAGGAAGCGCCGCGAGGCGGAAGGGGAGGGGGGTCTCGCGGGCCGGAGGAAAGCAAGAGGGCGCGAGCCGGCTTGGCGCGCGTGCGCGTCGccggggaaaggggagggggaagagcgCCCGGGCGGGAGCTCCCgaaggtgggggagaggagggagaggcggCGCGAGCTGTCCGCGCGCACTGGGGCGTTTAGCTCCGGGCGGGAGAGGCGAGAATAAAAAAAGGTGAACCTCGCGCCCCTCGCCTTTGGAGTTGGGAAAGAGCAGCGCGGGCGCTCACGCGCGCCAAGGACTTATGGTCTCTAGGTCTCAAGGAGCCCAAAAGGCTGCCAACCGCTGTCGCTTCACAATGAGCGTCTGAAGCGCTGGGGGCGGAGCCgaagaagcagagaggaaggaagagccGCCCGCCCCTCCTAGGCCGCCGGCGTAGCGTCGGGATACCTCCGCAGTCGTGTGAGAAGTCACGGCGAAGGGTACAGTTCTTCCGCCATTTGGGGGCCCATGGGCGGAGTCTTGAGTGCAAAAAGAAATCCCGCGACGAGACCAGGGACTTATCCTAGGCTTGTGGTACGTTGCATGGGGCCCTTATCTGCTTTACATAAAAGACTGATAGGCATTAAAGTTATCAGTTTGAGTATGCTGATCTTTGGGGATAAATCTATGCctaattctaaattattttaatgattttcaacCAAATGGTTTCTCCATGCCCTAGGATGAACCCTTAAACTATAGTAACAGAGACTGAAGGCCATAGTTCCTAGGGTCCGCAATGAAGGcagccttcattcattcaaattaGTTGGGCATTAGGACATTAGGCTAGGTGCCTCGGATGTAACTAATTAAACCACTTCTTGCTCTCAAGGAGTTCAAACTAATAGATTCAGAGAATTAGATGAGATCTGTTAGGTGAAGCACAGGGCACTATGATAGTACAGCTAATTCAGCTTTGAGTGATGGATTTCTAGGCAGGGGAAATAGGATATGACAAGGTAAGAAAACTTCATTATGTCGAGTATAAGATAAGagggaggaattaaaaaaaaaaaaaaaaaaactggaaaggtAAGTAACCAAGGACCAGAGTTTAAAAGAGatgtggagggacttccctggtggtctagtggctaagagtctgctctcccaatgcagggggcccgggttcgatccctggtcagggaactggatcccacatgccacaactaaagatcctgtataccacaatgaagatcctgcacgtggcaacgaagatctgTGGTCCACAACAAATACggggtgcagccaaataaatattttttaaaataaataaaaggcacttccctggtggcacagtggttaaaaatctgcctgccaatgcaggggacatgggtttgagccctggtctgggaagatcccacatgccgcagagcaactaagcctgtgtgccacaactactgagccccgcgtgccacaactactgaagcccacatgcctagagctcgagctccacaacaagagaagccaccacaatgagaaacccgtgcaccgcaacgaagagtaggccctgctcgccgaaactagagcaactagagaaagcccgcacacagcaacgaagacccaacaacccccccaaattaattaattaattaatttttaaaaagagatgtggACATCATCCTCAAAGCAGTGGGTAgccttttacagaaaatgaagagaacatATTTGCATTGTTAAAGGATTACTGTTTCTTTGCAAAGTGGAGAGTGGAGTGGAGTGATGGGTCTGTGGTCTTAATCCTGGTGAAACTTTCAACATGTCATTCTCTCTTCACTCAGGCATTAGCATTGGAACTCCTCCAGCTCCCAACTCTCCCCTGAACATGCACACACTTAGCTAAAAGTCTACCTTACTCCTTGGGAACTATTCCTTCGCCCCATCTCTCTCCTAGCTTTTTAGAGTGTTAGGTTCCCTCCCTCTGTGTTTGGCCAGcaattttctccactgtattctGTGAGCTCCCTTTCGTTCTGTTTTCC includes:
- the ATXN2L gene encoding ataxin-2-like protein isoform X3, translating into MLKPQPPQQTSQPQQPPPTQQAVARRPPGGTSPPNGGLPGPLASTSAPPGPPAAASPCLGPAAAAGSGLRRGAESILAPPPPQQQHQERPGAAAIGSARGQSTGKGPPQSPVFEGVYNNSRMLHFLTAVVGSTCDVKVKNGTTYEGIFKTLSSKFELAVDAVHRKASEPAGGPRREDIVDTMVFKPSDVMLVHFRNVDFNYATKDKFTDSAIAMNSKVNGEHKEKVLQRWEGGDSNSDDYDLESDMSNGWDPNEMFKFNEENYGIKTTYDSSLSSYTVPLEKDNSEEFRQRELRAAQLAREIESSPQYRLRIAMENDDGRTEEEKHSAVQRQGSGRESPSLASREGKYIPLPQRVREGPRGGVRCSSSRGGRPGLSSLPPRGPHHLDNSSPGPGSETRGINGGPSRMSPKAQRPLRGAKTLSSPSSRPSGEASVPPPPAVGRMYPPRSPKSAAPAPISASCPEPPIGSAVPTSSASIPVTSSVGDPGVGSISPASPKISLAPTDVKELPAKEPGRTLESQELSRIAGKVPGLQNEQKRFQLEELRKFGAQFKLQPSSSPETSLDPFPPRILKEEAKGKEKEVDGLLASEPMGSPVSSKTESISDKEDKPPLPPAGGAEGPDQPPPPCPSQTSSPPVGLIKGDDKDEGPVAEQVKKSTLNPNAKEFNPTKPLLSVNKSTSTPTSPGPRTHSTPSIPVLTAGQSGLYSPQYISYIPQIHMGPAVQAPQMYPYPVSNSVPGQQGKYRGAKGSLPPQRSDQHQPASAPPMMQAAAAAGPPLVAATPYSSYIPYNPQQFPGQPAMMQPMAHYPSQPVFAPMLQSNPRMLTSGSHPQAIVSSSTPQYPSAEQPTPQALYATVHQSYPHHATQLHAHQPQPATTPTGSQPQSQHAAPSPVQHQAGQAPHLGSGQPQQNLYHPGALTGTPPSLPPGPSAQSPQSSFPQPAAVYAIHAHQQLPHGFTNMAHVTQAHVQTGITAAPPPHPGAPHPPQVMLLHPPQSHGGPPQGAVPQSGVPALSASTPSPYPYIGHPQGEQPGQAPGFPGGADDRIPPLPPPGELKIVLAAT
- the ATXN2L gene encoding ataxin-2-like protein isoform X8 produces the protein MLKPQPPQQTSQPQQPPPTQQAVARRPPGGTSPPNGGLPGPLASTSAPPGPPAAASPCLGPAAAAGSGLRRGAESILAPPPPQQQHQERPGAAAIGSARGQSTGKGPPQSPVFEGVYNNSRMLHFLTAVVGSTCDVKVKNGTTYEGIFKTLSSKFELAVDAVHRKASEPAGGPRREDIVDTMVFKPSDVMLVHFRNVDFNYATKDKFTDSAIAMNSKVNGEHKEKVLQRWEGGDSNSDDYDLESDMSNGWDPNEMFKFNEENYGIKTTYDSSLSSYTVPLEKDNSEEFRQRELRAAQLAREIESSPQYRLRIAMENDDGRTEEEKHSAVQRQGSGRESPSLASREGKYIPLPQRVREGPRGGVRCSSSRGGRPGLSSLPPRGPHHLDNSSPGPGSETRGINGGPSRMSPKAQRPLRGAKTLSSPSSRPSGEASVPPPPAVGRMYPPRSPKSAAPAPISASCPEPPIGSAVPTSSASIPVTSSVGDPGVGSISPASPKISLAPTDVKELPAKEPGRTLESQELSRIAGKVPGLQNEQKRFQLEELRKFGAQFKLQPSSSPETSLDPFPPRILKEEAKGKEKEVDGLLASEPMGSPVSSKTESISDKEDKPPLPPAGGAEGPDQPPPPCPSQTSSPPVGLIKGDDKDEGPVAEQVKKSTLNPNAKEFNPTKPLLSVNKSTSTPTSPGPRTHSTPSIPVLTAGQSGLYSPQYISYIPQIHMGPAVQAPQMYPYPVSNSVPGQQGKYRGAKGSLPPQRSDQHQPASAPPMMQAAAAAGPPLVAATPYSSYIPYNPQQFPGQPAMMQPMAHYPSQPVFAPMLQSNPRMLTSGSHPQAIVSSSTPQYPSAEQPTPQALYATVHQSYPHHATQLHAHQPQPATTPTGSQPQSQHAAPSPVQHQAGQAPHLGSGQPQQNLYHPGALTGTPPSLPPGPSAQSPQSSFPQPAAVYAIHAHQQLPHGFTNMAHVTQAHVQTGITAAPPPHPGAPHPPQVMLLHPPQSHGGPPQGAVPQSGVPALSASTPSPYPYIGHPQGEQPGQAPGFPGGADDRIREFSLAGGIWHGRADGLQVGQDARVLGGE
- the ATXN2L gene encoding ataxin-2-like protein isoform X6, which encodes MLKPQPPQQTSQPQQPPPTQQAVARRPPGGTSPPNGGLPGPLASTSAPPGPPAAASPCLGPAAAAGSGLRRGAESILAPPPPQQQHQERPGAAAIGSARGQSTGKGPPQSPVFEGVYNNSRMLHFLTAVVGSTCDVKVKNGTTYEGIFKTLSSKFELAVDAVHRKASEPAGGPRREDIVDTMVFKPSDVMLVHFRNVDFNYATKDKFTDSAIAMNSKVNGEHKEKVLQRWEGGDSNSDDYDLESDMSNGWDPNEMFKFNEENYGIKTTYDSSLSSYTVPLEKDNSEEFRQRELRAAQLAREIESSPQYRLRIAMENDDGRTEEEKHSAVQRQGSGRESPSLASREGKYIPLPQRVREGPRGGVRCSSSRGGRPGLSSLPPRGPHHLDNSSPGPGSETRGINGGPSRMSPKAQRPLRGAKTLSSPSSRPSGEASVPPPPAVGRMYPPRSPKSAAPAPISASCPEPPIGSAVPTSSASIPVTSSVGDPGVGSISPASPKISLAPTDVKELPAKEPGRTLESQELSRIAGKVPGLQNEQKRFQLEELRKFGAQFKLQPSSSPETSLDPFPPRILKEEAKGKEKEVDGLLASEPMGSPVSSKTESISDKEDKPPLPPAGGAEGPDQPPPPCPSQTSSPPVGLIKGDDKDEGPVAEQVKKSTLNPNAKEFNPTKPLLSVNKSTSTPTSPGPRTHSTPSIPVLTAGQSGLYSPQYISYIPQIHMGPAVQAPQMYPYPVSNSVPGQQGKYRGAKGSLPPQRSDQHQPASAPPMMQAAAAAGPPLVAATPYSSYIPYNPQQFPGQPAMMQPMAHYPSQPVFAPMLQSNPRMLTSGSHPQAIVSSSTPQYPSAEQPTPQALYATVHQSYPHHATQLHAHQPQPATTPTGSQPQSQHAAPSPVQHQAGQAPHLGSGQPQQNLYHPGALTGTPPSLPPGPSAQSPQSSFPQPAAVYAIHAHQQLPHGFTNMAHVTQAHVQTGITAAPPPHPGAPHPPQVMLLHPPQSHGGPPQGAVPQSGVPALSASTPSPYPYIGHPQAPLPPPGELKIVLAAT
- the ATXN2L gene encoding ataxin-2-like protein isoform X2, with the translated sequence MLKPQPPQQTSQPQQPPPTQQAVARRPPGGTSPPNGGLPGPLASTSAPPGPPAAASPCLGPAAAAGSGLRRGAESILAPPPPQQQHQERPGAAAIGSARGQSTGKGPPQSPVFEGVYNNSRMLHFLTAVVGSTCDVKVKNGTTYEGIFKTLSSKFELAVDAVHRKASEPAGGPRREDIVDTMVFKPSDVMLVHFRNVDFNYATKDKFTDSAIAMNSKVNGEHKEKVLQRWEGGDSNSDDYDLESDMSNGWDPNEMFKFNEENYGIKTTYDSSLSSYTVPLEKDNSEEFRQRELRAAQLAREIESSPQYRLRIAMENDDGRTEEEKHSAVQRQGSGRESPSLASREGKYIPLPQRVREGPRGGVRCSSSRGGRPGLSSLPPRGPHHLDNSSPGPGSETRGINGGPSRMSPKAQRPLRGAKTLSSPSSRPSGEASVPPPPAVGRMYPPRSPKSAAPAPISASCPEPPIGSAVPTSSASIPVTSSVGDPGVGSISPASPKISLAPTDVKELPAKEPGRTLESQELSRIAGKVPGLQNEQKRFQLEELRKFGAQFKLQPSSSPETSLDPFPPRILKEEAKGKEKEVDGLLASEPMGSPVSSKTESISDKEDKPPLPPAGGAEGPDQPPPPCPSQTSSPPVGLIKGDDKDEGPVAEQVKKSTLNPNAKEFNPTKPLLSVNKSTSTPTSPGPRTHSTPSIPVLTAGQSGLYSPQYISYIPQIHMGPAVQAPQMYPYPVSNSVPGQQGKYRGAKGSLPPQRSDQHQPASAPPMMQAAAAAGPPLVAATPYSSYIPYNPQQFPGQPAMMQPMAHYPSQPVFAPMLQSNPRMLTSGSHPQAIVSSSTPQYPSAEQPTPQALYATVHQSYPHHATQLHAHQPQPATTPTGSQPQSQHAAPSPVQHQAGQAPHLGSGQPQQNLYHPGALTGTPPSLPPGPSAQSPQSSFPQPAAVYAIHAHQQLPHGFTNMAHVTQAHVQTGITAAPPPHPGAPHPPQVMLLHPPQSHGGPPQGAVPQSGVPALSASTPSPYPYIGHPQGEQPGQAPGFPGGADDRILQSHPSQQLPFHPPGN